In Euleptes europaea isolate rEulEur1 chromosome 10, rEulEur1.hap1, whole genome shotgun sequence, the genomic window cttggaAATCTTATtgatcttcaaggtgctactggactccagctcttctattgcagaccaacacggctgtcTACCTGAAGCTTTCTTCAACAACATAGTTTAAGGTAACTGCACTGTGGTTGCTTTAACACCAGCATCGTCCCACAAAGCCTGCTGCCATTTCTATTTGCTCTGGTTTGTTCTTTAGAAATATCAGTTTCATTATTTGGCGCTCACAGAGCCAATTTGGTAGCATTCTTTGATTTTTCACTGAGTTCTGCTACGTTCATATTTGTTCCTTGCTTTCTCCTTCAGATATTTCATCATGAGTGTGGACTGGATTGGTGTCGCTTATGGTGCAGTTGTGGGTCTTGGAGGTGCCGTAGGATATATTCGCAAAGGTAAATCCTGTAAATTGCAGAAAAATGAGATTATCTAGTACATTGTCAGTAGGTACATCTCTCCTCACTTGCACTGGCATATGTCATGGGGGGAAAACATGAATATATGCCTGCAAAATTATCCGGTTCAACGCAATTGTGAACTTTTTGTTTAAAAGTAGTTTTGAAGTCACAGTTGTGTGATAATACATTGTAAATAGATGAATTCAAGTTCTAGAAGTGACTTTTTAAAAGACAATCTTTTTTGTTTCAAAAGTGGTTTCTGCgtgtttcttttttatcttttgttgaattctgatatgtgtgtgtgtatgtgactgTTATTGCAGGCAGCAAAATCTCTTTGGTTGCTGGCCTTGTCTTTGGAGTATTGGCTATCTATGGAGCATACTGTGTAACGCATAATCCCAAAGATGTAAAAGTATCATTATGTAAGTATCTTTCCTTACTGAAAGAAAATGCACAAGCTTGATGAGCACTTCATGTGCATTTTGTTTATTACTGTGAACAAATTGTCACATTGCCTATTTTTTTGTCAGTCTTATGGAGCTTTAGCTATGTGTTGTGCTAAAACCTGCAGAGTTTAGTATGCAACGTTTTCTACAACAGCAGAAGTTATTAACTCAGAACTGGTAGGCACCCTTTTCAAGTCTATGGTCACCTTTTGAATTcttacagggtggtgggcacaacgacaaaatggttgccacaggagacagagccaaccacaacatTACTGctgtaggaggcagagccaaccacaaaatgtctgtgACTGAGGTCATGtttaactctaatagtaactcttcaatatGGCAGAATTTCTGTTAAAAAGATGTCTAcacctcttgcattgaaaacctcaCGGGGTTGACAGCAACCCCCTTCCAAACCTGGGTAACTTAGTTAACTGTAGTATTTGTTTTAACGGATTAGAAGACTTCCTATATATTTTCCCACGTGTCTGATTCCAAACAGTGTTCTGTACATTACGGAAAGACAGAAGTGGTACATTGTTTTTAaggctgttttaaaaaaacaaatatgctGTATGTTTTTTTCCAGTCACAGCATTTATTCTGACCACTGTAATGGGAGTAAGGTTTAAGAGGTCCAAGAGATTAATGCCAGCTGGAATCCTAGCAGGTCTaaggtaaaaaaataataatcctattTTATGCTACAGTCCTATCATATTTACCAGAGAGAGGAGAGTGGGTCTTAGGCACAGTTGGCATTCATAATGTTATCCTGTCAATTACTTCAAAAAAATGTGTCAGAGGTCCTGATTGTTAGATTAGCTATGAGTCATTGCAAAGTGCAGAATTTTGTATTCAATATGCAAGTGAGAATCCAGAATATCTTCATAATTTTTCTTGTCCTTAAGATTAATGCACAGGCAGTGCTGATGAAACTCAAGAAG contains:
- the TMEM14A gene encoding transmembrane protein 14A, with protein sequence MSVDWIGVAYGAVVGLGGAVGYIRKGSKISLVAGLVFGVLAIYGAYCVTHNPKDVKVSLFTAFILTTVMGVRFKRSKRLMPAGILAGLSLLMILRLVFLLV